In Candidatus Nitrospira nitrificans, the following are encoded in one genomic region:
- a CDS encoding PilZ domain-containing protein yields MERRRHRRVPAQVKSLLRANSHEVEGETVDLSLGGARIESSLVVQPGRQIAVKLIVPGDDTPILIEQAQVQWAVDRTFGVRFVDLPEQELDELEQLIDESIALDEGGKT; encoded by the coding sequence ATGGAGCGACGTCGGCATCGTCGGGTTCCGGCTCAAGTCAAGAGTCTGCTTCGGGCAAACTCGCACGAGGTCGAGGGGGAAACCGTCGATCTGTCGCTCGGCGGCGCCCGGATTGAAAGCTCTCTTGTCGTTCAACCAGGAAGGCAGATCGCCGTCAAGCTGATTGTCCCAGGCGACGACACACCGATCCTGATCGAGCAAGCCCAAGTGCAATGGGCGGTCGATCGAACGTTCGGGGTTCGGTTTGTCGATCTCCCTGAGCAGGAGTTGGATGAATTGGAACAGTTGATCGATGAAAGTATTGCGCTTGATGAAGGAGGAAAGACATGA
- the lnt gene encoding apolipoprotein N-acyltransferase — protein MEQVRSRQILLACASGLLLPFCFPKFDLGLLAWIALIPLHLALDQCSRRRAFWLGWLTGLVGFTGIMAWVVTAMTTYGKVPELVSYAILLLLTTYLGLYVGLYSLAVVWLRELIPRYGIFFAPCFWVALELFRTHLLSGLPWCLLGYSQYRELDLIQVADHTGVYGISYLIILVNVAFAELFLWIMPFFRGCHPVKLPWELLTTAAACMLLSWFYSSAVLSDRDRQSLKTFITVGVVQPNIDQAVKWDASFRDETMRRFDRLTAQLGTNADLVVWPEAATPFILEREKEYQLQLIAWAERAQAPILLGSPALRFYPDRRPYLLNSAYLLGTDGIVLGRYDKQHLVPFGEYIPLKSSLLFFLDKLVEGIGDFEAGPGPTTFSFSPKSWNTQRSSGSRPVKFGVAICYEVIFPDLVRQFAANGAEFLVTITNDGWFGPSSAPAQHFAMVVFRSVENHLAFARAANTGISGFIDPFGQIIDATPIFVEQASYTTIPTRQARTFYSYYGDVFAHACVIICALLCLFGYFRTKEPALTAITPA, from the coding sequence ATGGAACAAGTTCGTTCGCGTCAGATCCTCCTTGCTTGCGCGAGCGGACTGCTCTTGCCTTTCTGTTTCCCGAAATTTGACCTAGGGTTGCTGGCCTGGATCGCCCTGATTCCCCTTCATCTCGCGCTCGATCAATGCTCCAGACGGCGAGCCTTTTGGCTCGGCTGGCTGACCGGTCTCGTCGGGTTCACCGGGATCATGGCCTGGGTCGTTACCGCCATGACCACCTACGGCAAGGTTCCCGAACTCGTGAGCTACGCAATTTTGCTGCTGCTGACCACCTATCTCGGACTCTATGTCGGTCTCTATAGCCTCGCCGTCGTCTGGTTGCGCGAGCTCATCCCACGCTATGGGATATTCTTTGCGCCCTGCTTCTGGGTCGCGCTCGAATTGTTCCGTACCCACCTGCTCTCCGGCCTTCCCTGGTGTTTGCTCGGCTATTCGCAATACCGCGAACTAGACCTGATTCAGGTGGCGGACCACACGGGGGTGTACGGCATTTCCTACCTCATCATCCTGGTGAATGTGGCCTTCGCTGAGCTGTTCTTATGGATCATGCCGTTTTTTCGTGGATGTCACCCGGTCAAGCTTCCGTGGGAACTGCTCACGACGGCGGCAGCCTGCATGCTGCTGTCCTGGTTCTATAGTTCGGCGGTCCTGAGCGATCGAGATCGGCAAAGCCTGAAGACCTTCATTACCGTCGGCGTCGTTCAACCGAATATCGATCAAGCCGTGAAATGGGATGCGTCATTCCGCGACGAGACTATGCGGAGGTTCGACCGCCTGACGGCCCAACTGGGAACCAATGCCGACCTCGTCGTGTGGCCCGAGGCGGCCACGCCGTTTATTTTGGAGCGGGAGAAAGAGTATCAGTTGCAGCTCATCGCATGGGCGGAACGCGCGCAGGCGCCGATCCTCCTCGGCAGCCCGGCCTTGAGATTTTATCCGGATCGCCGCCCCTACCTGTTGAATAGCGCCTATCTGCTTGGAACGGACGGCATAGTCCTCGGCCGTTATGACAAACAGCATCTCGTCCCGTTCGGCGAGTATATCCCCCTCAAATCATCGCTCCTGTTTTTCCTCGATAAACTCGTCGAAGGCATCGGCGATTTCGAAGCAGGACCGGGACCGACGACTTTTTCGTTCAGCCCGAAATCATGGAACACTCAACGTTCGTCCGGTTCCCGACCGGTCAAGTTCGGGGTGGCGATCTGCTATGAGGTCATCTTCCCGGATTTGGTCCGTCAGTTCGCGGCAAACGGCGCGGAGTTTCTGGTGACCATCACCAATGACGGCTGGTTTGGACCGTCCTCGGCCCCCGCCCAGCACTTTGCCATGGTCGTCTTTCGCTCCGTGGAAAATCATCTGGCTTTCGCGCGGGCGGCCAACACGGGGATCTCGGGGTTCATCGATCCGTTCGGACAGATCATCGACGCGACGCCTATTTTTGTCGAGCAGGCATCGTATACGACGATCCCGACCAGACAAGCCCGCACGTTTTACAGCTATTACGGCGATGTGTTTGCCCACGCCTGTGTTATAATCTGCGCCCTGTTGTGTCTGT